One genomic region from Panthera tigris isolate Pti1 chromosome D1, P.tigris_Pti1_mat1.1, whole genome shotgun sequence encodes:
- the LOC102962180 gene encoding phospholipase A and acyltransferase 3 → MRASIPEPKVGDLIEIFRPFYRHWAIYVGDGYVVHLAPPSEIAGAGAASIMSTLTEKAVVKKERLDDVVGRDRYHVNNKHDDKYSPLPPGKIVQLAEQLVGQELPYSLPCENCEHFVNELRYGVARSDQVRDAVVAAGIAGVGLAAVGLIGVMFSRNKRQKQ, encoded by the exons CCAGAGCCCAAAGTTGGAGACCTGATTGAGATTTTCCGCCCTTTCTACAGACACTGGGCCATCTACGTTGGCGATGGATACGTGGTCCACCTGGCACCCCCAA GTGAAATTGCGGGAGCGGGCGCGGCCAGCATCATGTCCACCCTGACTGAGAAGGCCGTGGTGAAAAAAGAGCGGCTGGATGACGTGGTCGGGAGAGACAGGTACCACGTCAATAACAAACACGATGACAAGTACTCGCCGCTGCCTCCCGGCAAAATCGTCCAGCTGGCGGAGCAGCTGGTGGGCCAGGAGCTGCCCTACTCGCTGCCCTGTGAGAACTGTGAGCACTTTGTGAACGAGCTGCGCTACGGAGTCGCCCGCAGCGATCAG GTCAGAGACGCCGTCGTGGCGGCTGGCATCGCCGGCGTGGGCTTGGCCGCCGTGGGCCTCATCGGAGTCATGTTCTCCAGAAACAAGCGGCAGAAGCAATGA